From Branchiostoma floridae strain S238N-H82 chromosome 5, Bfl_VNyyK, whole genome shotgun sequence:
GGCAGAAAAGTTTAACCGGAAAGAAAGGGAATAAAGATAATAAAGCACAAGCAGCAAACACTTCTTTGACAAGAAAAGACATAACATTATgcataaagtactgtacaaAAAGCAGTATCCTCTCAAACAAGACGCCATTGTACTGATTCAGTGATTGTTATATGACCTTGGACCCAGCATGCTATGACCTTTCTTTGTGACTTGACATTTGGATCTGCCAACTGCTGAGTTGTTTACAGTTTCCGCTACAGAATAATGGAGCTTATCCCACAAATCACTCCATCATTCCTGTATACTTCACTGCTGTGCGACAGCCAGTCGTCATGACATAGACACAACCTCTCCCCACTACTGTAACCTACTGTAACTTTAAGCAAGACAGATAACAAATTTGGCTTCCCTACCTAAAGTTTAGATTAACTTCACATCCTGTTGCATGACATGACACGTATTAAATTTTTGGGAGGATCAAGAAATAGACAATTTTAACACGAAATCATGGAATGGAGCTCCGTTGCTTCGGAAACAAATAAGATGAAAGTTTCATTTTTCATAACATTTCACACGGTTATCAATATTTTGTCAAAAGTTTGTGGTGCAAGGAAACAATTACATCAAGAGGCAATTTCgtcttctttaaaaaaaagtgctgttgCATCATCCTATATAGTTTATATTCTGGCAAAATTCTATAATGTTATATTTGTTTACGTTACCTCCTATGAAGACACATGACCGTCATAGATATTAGATGTTAAAGAATTATATTCACAACCTTTCAAGTGAACAAAACTTTATGACATGTAGGTCATATGTAGGCAGTTTGGGTTCGTTTGTCGACAATCAAACAGTTGTATAGGTGATAACAAAATGAAAGGCCAGCAGTTGTCCTAAAGCACACACATCCTGTTAATGATTGAACacaaccaaacaaaacaaacctcgGCAGACTGTACAATAGCAACAAAGGCAAGGCAAAATCTTTTGAAAACTACGAAGAAAAAGGTAGTACCAAACAATAAAGCATCCTTAAAAATTGACATGATGAAGATATTGCATTAACCATCTTCATTTTACGGAACTGTAGGTATTTTACAAGCAATCTGCATAGCTAATCTGTTATGGTTTTATAGATTATGAGTCATTGTCACAAGGTGCACAACCAAAACTCCGACCTTCTTGGGCAAAAAAAAAGGCAACAAGAACAGTCATGGTGACAAATATCAACCAGAAAATTGTTGCCTGTCCTTCTTTTTTTGTGTCTCAGCGAAGGGAACACGTAAACCTAAAACACTTGCTGCCCCAACCCCAGCCtaccccgcccccctcccccttgaaACCTGAGGAGGGTTTTCAAGCTTCATCGAGTCACATATATTTTCCTTAAGCTGTAAAAATGACGATATTGCGAGGATACAAATGACTGTAGTACCTAGAAGAAGATACTTTAACGACTGCTTAAACCTGTCGCCGTGGAAATAGCGTCTTCCTGTGACTGTCAATGCGGAACTAAAGTTGCATACAGAGAGTTCGACTTGTTTCACAACTTGTTGCTTGAAGTGCCAAAACTTCTCTTCACAAACCCACCCCTTCCCTCGCGTCCGCCAAGCCAAACTCACCAATATTCATGTTTTCGTACACTCGGAGTGGTGTGCGGAGCAGGTAGATGAGGAGGACGACCAAAAACAACCAGAGAGCCCAGAGGTACCACGTCCAACTCCAGGAGAGCCAGGACTTCACTCGGTCAACAACTTCCATGTCGGCCATGCCAGTCCCATCTCAgctcatggatcaaaagcgacgACTAGCGGCGGAAAGGAGAAGAGCAGAATTCTACCAGACGATCCCATTTATGGATCAAAAGCAACATTTGGTGTGCACTATCATAAATTCGCCACTCTGATGTCTATCTGAGATGTCTTGTTCCAATGTAGTTTTATTGATCATTTGCGAACCATTTTCGATATGACTCGATATTTCCTTTATCACTGATTACATGAGCATTTGTAAATCCCCCCTCCGTCTTGACGatatcatactgtaaattctgAATCTTCAGATAGGAGGCGCTTTTGAACTGCACCTGGGTCCTGGGTCAGTTCTCCAGTTTTCAGTTCTGGGAAACTTCAAGCATGGCGTCCTTCAAAGCAAGACCAGCTGGGCTCGAGCTAGACTCAGATTCAGACGatgatttcttcttttcttcctacAAGGAACAGCCACAGGTTTGTAACTGCAATGGGAGCAACCTTACTTGTTTTTCTGCTCATATAAcgatctaacgttacattgcgATGGAATGTTGCAAAAGAGAAGCGTTTGGCAGTCTGAGTTATCTCATCTCAGCTTTCAAGTTGATGAGAAGTTGAGCCGTTTAgctgcaactacatgtagttagcgCAGACAAGATCAATCTTCTCATCCTGCACGTTCTTCTTGCCCCGTGAGCAACAACACGGAACTCACTATGTTTTGATGTTGCTTGTTTACgattttgtcgtgtcaatataaagcttgtttgtttatctCCTTGTTTACATATAACACCATGTCACTGTGAGACTGCTGTTTATAGAAAGGATGTTGTTTGATTGAGTAAGACAGTTCATGTAAGGCTATAACGGCATAGAACATTTATCCGACACTTTCTAGCATTTTCAacactgaaccatgaataaacaagcagGCTTTTGGGCATTCCGGAAACTATTTAGTGCACTGcttactatgtttccccggccatcACTACACGTGCATTGGTCTCCCACTTTCCGTGGTATCAGCAGAAATTAACACTTCAAAGagagtgtaactgatagcaagtcccttgggattctattcccaggGGAACTTTAATCCGTCACAATAATATGACAAGGCTGAttatcaacgaatttcatatttacaacgtcAAATTTGTATCAGTCAGCAGTCACTTACTCAAGGTTTCATcggcaaatcggcatgtcggtaAACTTAACCGTTAATGTTATAATAGTGAGATCAGCATCGCTTTGTTTAGAGGAAAGTAAATTCCAGTGAGACCTGAACCAGTAATTTAATCGCACAGCATAGCACATagaaaattataattttttattCTAAATCCTAAATCTCTTTATCCCTGCAGCTGTCTCCACCGTCCGGCAGCCTGTCCATGAGCAGTGACAGTGCCGTCTCCCATGATGAAGGGAGCTTCACATCAGGAGCGCCACCTGCCAAACCACCTCACCAGACAAGCCGGTCTCCCTTCGCCAGACAGAACAAACCGGCTGCCCCGCGGCCGCGGAATGAGGACGGCCACCCCGTGTCCCCGGATGACCTGAAGGTGGCTGTGATGCGGGGTGACCTGAACCGTGTCAAGGAACTGGTTCAAGTTGGTCAGAACCTGAACTCATTTTGGCGTCCAAAAATCAACAGCTGAGAAGTCAGCACTTTAATCTAACAAGCTTTCTGTAACCTAAGAATACaagattttatttcattctatttatTACAAGAGTAATACAAGATTAAGACCTGTGTTTGTTTCACGTTGCTCCCCAGGCCTGGACCCCGATGTTGTCCTGTCGTCCAAGTGGACTCCCCTGATGTATGCTGTGCAGGGCAGCCACAGGACCATCCTGGAGTTTCTACTGGAGAAGGGCGCAGATCCAAACTTTCATAAAGGTGGTTAAAAGTCAGGGAGATTACTGTATGAAGCCTAAACTTCGCATAACCAACACCAACAGAACTTTCTTACAATGGTATTTAACAAGCCCCAATTTCTGTTCTACTGTTGGTTATGTAAAGTTTAGGCCTCATTCAGAATGTCATTTATCAACAGATGATCGTTCATGCTAACAGAGTTACTTTTCACTTTGCTGATGATATGACTTCATTCAATAGATGCCACATTTTTGCCATGTGGGCTATAGTATCATACAAGATACGGTAATACCATTGACAGAGCTGCATCCctgtctgcccccctccccttcagaCCACTACAGTGTGCTGATGTGTGCCTGCTCCAGTCAGCAGTCAGACCAGGACATGCTGCCCTGTATAGACCTGCTGCTGCAGAAGGAGGTGAACGTCAACACTCATGATAGGTCTGTATCACTGATGAAAAGCTTTTGATCTTTTGGTTAATATAGACTTGATATATTgtagaaaatcattttttggtttaacatgcattggcataataccggtcataagcctaataccggtcgattaaaaatagtggaacttaaagagatctacacatgcaacaatagttatttctgaggtatgcacgcttcagacatctaggtgtccaatacataatttacaaagcatcgataacaatgcattcgaagacaacaaggccaaaagttttcaggtcattttcggggcaggcgagctcgtcatgggacaaacacactgtcacgttcatcgccagatttgtagataataatcacatgtgctcacggcacaagacgagcatgattcaacagcaatcttgaatttcttttggtgacctacaactcgtgtaaaagtgtgaggaaccgttgcattatcgcccggatctacggctgaatgggtcaaattgaacgtacgccgccattttcccgccatttttaatgctacggccagcagtaaagttttacgtcatagcggttgtgacggaccaaaactaaatgaaaattcttgtcagtatacgcccattttctcatgactttttgtatactcatgcagatttttgttttgtgcaactactaacaggaaagaaaggaacaacagaggatgtataaaggtacatagcggcagttaattgtgccgtgtttcgttcggctggtatagtgcacccccttccaaccacgcgcccgttctccgtgcaattccgcggtgtgttccaattacgatattatgtttttagcaggaccagagagacaaaataatttacttagaagaagtggcaaaggtaagccaCAAGTCCGCCCACTTGTGACAAAGGCAGCATTCTTAACAATGTATGAAACCATTTTTCTACCTCACATTACCTATTGTTCCTCAGTGTGGGATGGAGCCAGTACAGTGCAAATCCAAAGACTGCAGAGGATGCAGAACAGAGTGGGTAAACTTATTCTGGGTGTTCAGTCCAGAACTCCAACTACTGTAGTGCACCATCTCCTTGGGTGGAAAGATATACAATCCATACACAAAATGCATAAGCTCCTGGTAGTGTACAAGTCGCTTAACAACATGCTACCAGCCCACATGGGTGAACTTTTTATGACATGCCGCGAAAACGCAGCTAGAGCTACCAGACAATCTTCAACCCTGAAGTTGATTGCGCCCCGTGTGAGCAGGGAGTGTGTGAGGAGGTCGTTAGCGGTGGCGGGTCCGGCAGTCTGGAACGTCATCCCAGAAGATGTACGGAATTCTCCCTCTTTGCGAGCCTTCCGACATGGATTAATTTCGAACTGCTAGCTGATATCGATATTATGAGTTTGAATTTGATATTATGATTGTATCTAGTGTAAATAACTGTATTAATGTctattttgtttatctatttattttctccCGTGACACCTCCCCTCAACTGGTCCTTAACTGGTCCCCTAGGAAGAACGGCCTACATGTTGGCCGATAGGGCTTatcagtataaataaaggtgaactgaactgaactgaactgaactaagctgtaacagcaacatgtaactggagaaaatgatgcgttgatcatttgccaaattagcattgcttgagaaattgcagtaaaccgaccggtattatgccaatggatgttagttCACCTCAATTTTCTGTGGACCATAAGGGTTACTTCTACCACGGACCACATACAGGGGCAATGTTCTGCCATTTTTAAGTTGACGCAAAAGGAGGGATATGGTTTTGTGCTCATTGCTTGAGTCACATTGTGACAGAGTCACCGGTAAGGACATAAGCGGCCTATACATATAAATTTCCTAAAATAGAAAACAAGCAGGTAACTCAGTAGAGGGGGGTGCTGAGTAAGGAGGTCTGTAGACAAGCGTTAGACTGGAACGTCGCATAGGTTAGGTACAGAATAAAAGGTTCTCTTTAAGTTGTGGCTGATGTTCTATGAGACTGTAAGCTCTATCCTGATGACACACATGCAGAATGCTCTTCTGTCTCTGTGATTTCTCTTGTAATAAATCTGTTTAACCCTTTATTTCTGTCTTCACTCTTGTGTGCCAACTCAATATAACCACAGGACTTCAGACACTAGTAAGAACTTCTTTCTTGTTGGCATTTGTAATTTGACATAGAGAGTATCATTTGCAACTTGTTATCTTTACTAATATAACATTAATCTGCTTTTATTTGTGATTCTTACTTTAACTCATTTGAACATCTTCAGAAGATGTTCACGTGAGACTGTGTCCCATCAGAAGTGTGTTTCTTTACCAGATATCATATGACAGCAGTGATGTATGCAGCAAGAGAGGGGAAGGCAGGGGTGGTGCAGAGGCTCATGGGACAGGGGGCAGAGGTCAACAAGCAGGACTCCAGAGGATGGACGGTAACTGGACATTCATTATTTGCATTCTTTGGAACAGTCTCTGCAGATGTGTGCCTTTTCATTTCATAAATGATTTAGATCTAGCACTCTAGTAGTAGACAAACCTGCCTGCATTCACATACAGACTTGTGGTTCTTTTAAGTACTTAATAAGTACTGATAAGAGTTTTTACTATGTATGTAGGAGGCAAAGATGTCACATTAGTTGTATCCGAAAGAAATAGAAGTgaaacactttcttttctttgtaggCACTGTGCTGGGCCTCTAGCAAGGGCCATAAGGCTGCAGTTCAGACACTGTTGGCAGGGGGAGCTGATCCAGAGAAAGCCACCATTGATGGGGCGAGACCAGTTGACCTGGCATCTGCCAGGGGGTTTCAAGAGGTTAGAAGTTTAGGACATGTCTGAAATCATTGTTGTGAAATGTTCTGAGTGAAAGTTTTGTTTCTCTACAATCCCGCAATAAACATTTATCCTTCCTGTACCTGTTTCTCCAGATCGTCAACCTTTTAGTAGGTGACAGCAGACCATCTGATCCTACAGGCTCTGGGCCTGTGGAGACAAGGCCTGTAGGGGCCAGGCTTGTAATGACTGGGCCTGTAGTGACTGGGCCTGAAGCAGCAGGGCCTGTTAATGGTGGGCCTGTCTCCTCTCGGCCTGTGATGGCCTGGCCCTCGCCTGCTAGAGACACCAGTTCCATGGTGAATGGGGTTGGAAATGGGTAAGACTTTCTCTAAAAAGGATACTTCTTGAAACATCAAAAGTCTCAAGAAGGATAGCATTGTTGTCAGATTTTGGCTATTGTCCAGCCAAGAGTTGCTCAAGTTATTTATCAGCCTACTTTTCAATATTCTTTTTGCCTCAGTTGTCACATCAGTAAGTTTTCAAAGTCAGCTTACAATCATGTGATTCCCCACAGGCCATCAGGTCCAGCCCTAATGCTGCAGCAGACTGATGAGAAGCTGTGCAGCCTGGTACAACAGGCAGGGGACAGCACACGGTACGTACAGCTCAGGGTATAGCATAGCATACAGCACAGTTTCAATTGTGTTTGCCCTTGGTTTTGAATCATTGATCAGCTATTCATGTTTTAGATTTCAGTTTATGTTCTCTTGTGATCTTCTGAGCAATATTTCAAGTAGTCATTAGACATATTTTAAACAGGAGTTTGGGATAAACACAACTCTGTCTAGTTCAGAAGGGCCACATGACTTTACTTTGGCTGAGTCTTTGTGTCATTGTATACCTGCTTAGGGTTCATCTATGTGGGTACATGAGCATATTTTATTAGAAGTCTGACAACAAAGGTACGCCTTTGTGGCCTGTGAAATTAATGTATGCTACTCGGTATGTTTCAGGTCCTACACTCGGTATGGGGACCTGGAGATGTTCCTGTATGGGCTGCAGCTGGGACATCTGGTGCCTGTCTTTCAGGTATACAAGGCTTTTTAAACACAATTATCGATGACAAGGGAATTCCGAGATGAGATCTACCATGTTGAATAAGGGACAGCATCTTGAAAGCTCCCCAAGTAGCAATTTTGTTGTGTGAAATTGTATTCTGTCAAAAGAACACCATTTCCTTGCAGTCTGTTTTTGATTGTAAGAGGAACATTTGACGAGACCTATAAGTAAGCTGCACATAGGAAATATGAAGTCAAGTCAACAGCAATGATCAAATTTGATTGAAGTTGAGAGTTATGCAACATGAAATAAgtattgtattttgtcataCAGGAACATGCTGTAACATTTGCAGACCTTTTGAAGATCAAGGCCGAAGAACTAGACAAGGTATGGTTTGATGTATACAAGTGCTTTATTACAAGGTTTGTTTCAAAAGAATCATTGAAACAGTtatggttattgggtgggccgacttcTCTCTTTGCAGCAAGTGGATTAATTGCAAAGAGCTTACCATCTGCAGGACTAAATTGTAAGGGTCTGTAATGGCAGTCTGTATACAGTGCCTAGTGACCACAATGTGACAGTTAttgccataggactgtaggttttgaaccacttatgCCAGAAAGAGGCCCCAAAGTGTCAGGAAACATGTTACAATGAATGAACCAACACATCTCcccatgttgtttttgtttagatGGGCATCCGGCAGGTTGGAGTACAGAAGACACTGCTCGCTGCCGTACGGGATGTTCACAAGAGGGACTGGGAGAAGAGCAGCCTACCACGCCCACAGGGCAAGGCAGGCATCAGGTCAGGAGGAGTATAACTGTAATTCTATATCGTAAAATCTTGGATGTAAAACTAAGTACCTCACAAACAtcacaagtacattttttgcAATGTGGTTTGAACTCGTGGAGAACGTTTTTTGAGAGTCCACTATAACTGAAAGTAAGCTTATGTATTTGTTAATATTCTAAACATGTTCCTCTGCCTCAGATGTGACGAGGCAGTTGCAATGCTGTCCAACATCACCCGGCATGTGAGCTACATCGCCAGCACTGTGGCGTACATCCATGAGGAGCTGGACGACAAACCACACCTGATGGACCCACGGGAGGTGGGCTTGTCTcaatttttacatatttttcataGGTAAACTCTGCTGCTGTTCTGAATTGTGCTGCACAGTCCAGCTCTCATTTTATTGAATATTAAAGTTAGGAATTGATGCTGAAGCTGATCGTTGTCAATACCACATCTTGTACACTTATATTATGATAAGAAACAAAATTGTTCCATACAAAGAAAATTGTGAGTTGAAGGGTCAGTCAATACCACATTTTGTACGTTTGTATTATGATAAGGAATAGAACTGTTGTATACAAAGAGAGTTGTGAGTTGAAGGGTCAGTCCTGTCTGTTTCCAGAATGAGAACTCTGTGCAGTGCTTGAGTGAGCAGACCTCGGATGTGCTGGAGACTGTGCGGGGCTTACATGAGGAGCTGAGGAGCCTGAAAACTAGGCTAATACAGGTAATCtgcaggcagatttaccagtggcataggatagtatcaaagctagccaaggagtatagctggccaaaggaaATCAGCAAGCCACTGGGAATTTGCCTCGTCGGCTACCAGACAGGCTTGGGCCGGCTATACTCTTTGGCCAGCTGTGATACTATCTTAGATATGATTAGATAAAGGTAACTATTCACAACTGtatgtcaacattttctgaaCTCCTTCTGATCTTTCTGAATTACTTGGGAAATAATATTTTAGACAGGTAGGAAGCTGATTATTCTgaagaaaatgataaagacATAGAGATTGAACTAATGTTTTAAATGATTTTCAGATGACGAACTCCAGTGACGTGGTGCCTGCAGACTTGGTGTTGGACCCGTACACAGATCAGCAGGGGTCAGGCACAGTAGGACTGGTGCTGACCCTGGCTGCTGCTGGGGCCCTGGTGGGACTGTACTGCAGGAAGTTCTGGTAGAAacatcagaaacacaacatcaaGGACTTTTGGAGtctgttttacattttgttatcACCTTATGTTATTTTTTGGTATTAGCATATAGAAGTTTATTTTTCAGACACAGTTTGAATATATTTATGTTTGatcatcatcggtcgatgtGCTTACACatggcggggttataccgccccttacttACATCAAGTTTGATACAGATGTTCATTGTGCCAATCATGTACTAGCACTATGATATGTTGTGATATCAAACTATCACTTCTCAACTTCAGTCGAGTTGTATACATGACATAACTGTTGTCATACTTGTGGATATCGATAAGTTAAACATGTATTTCACATTTGATACTACCGCTGCTCAATTGAGTAAAAATGTGCCACAGAATATGAGAAATCTTCCATATACTGCAAATGATCAACTTTTTCAGATTTGATGTATAATCAGTGAAGTTGCATTTATTTTGGAGaatttgtaatgttttgtttcaagACAGTAacttcaataaataaaataaggaTTTGTACCACATATGATTTTGTACTTCAGTACATAGTTATACGCACACATGTAGATGCAAACATTTGGAACCATAAATTCAACACTTAATGGCACATACCACTAAACCATAAAGCAGGTACCATCAATATTTGTTCTGTATATATATGATGGCATAACGCACCAGATTTGTACAAAAGTGAACAATATCCGGACAAATATATTTGATCCACGCACAATGAGAAGGGCCCTTGCTCTTTTTGATAAGcatgttgggttcttttaagtGCAtaaggtgtggctgtcctcaaacatttaatgtcctattcctaacc
This genomic window contains:
- the LOC118415348 gene encoding ankyrin repeat, SAM and basic leucine zipper domain-containing protein 1-like, encoding MASFKARPAGLELDSDSDDDFFFSSYKEQPQLSPPSGSLSMSSDSAVSHDEGSFTSGAPPAKPPHQTSRSPFARQNKPAAPRPRNEDGHPVSPDDLKVAVMRGDLNRVKELVQVGLDPDVVLSSKWTPLMYAVQGSHRTILEFLLEKGADPNFHKDHYSVLMCACSSQQSDQDMLPCIDLLLQKEVNVNTHDRYHMTAVMYAAREGKAGVVQRLMGQGAEVNKQDSRGWTALCWASSKGHKAAVQTLLAGGADPEKATIDGARPVDLASARGFQEIVNLLVGDSRPSDPTGSGPVETRPVGARLVMTGPVVTGPEAAGPVNGGPVSSRPVMAWPSPARDTSSMVNGVGNGPSGPALMLQQTDEKLCSLVQQAGDSTRSYTRYGDLEMFLYGLQLGHLVPVFQEHAVTFADLLKIKAEELDKMGIRQVGVQKTLLAAVRDVHKRDWEKSSLPRPQGKAGIRCDEAVAMLSNITRHVSYIASTVAYIHEELDDKPHLMDPRENENSVQCLSEQTSDVLETVRGLHEELRSLKTRLIQMTNSSDVVPADLVLDPYTDQQGSGTVGLVLTLAAAGALVGLYCRKFW